In the Streptomyces formicae genome, one interval contains:
- the pyrH gene encoding UMP kinase, which produces MTTKADSKSDDDKVAGRFLLKLSGEAFAGGGGLGVDPDVVHAIAREIAAVVRDGAQIAIVIGGGNFFRGAELQQRGMDRARSDYMGMLGTVMNCLALQDFLEKEGIDCRVQTAITMGQVAEPYIPLRAVRHLEKGRVVIFGAGMGMPYFSTDTTAAQRALEIDAEALLMGKNGVDGVYDSDPRTNPDAVKYDALGYGEVITQDLKVADMTAITLCRDNKLPILVFELLSEGNIARAVKGEKIGTLVGDQGSRA; this is translated from the coding sequence ATGACCACCAAGGCCGACTCGAAGAGTGACGACGACAAAGTTGCCGGACGCTTCCTGCTGAAGCTCTCCGGCGAGGCGTTCGCCGGTGGGGGCGGCCTCGGGGTCGACCCCGACGTGGTGCACGCCATCGCCCGTGAGATCGCGGCCGTCGTCCGTGACGGCGCCCAGATCGCCATCGTCATCGGCGGCGGCAACTTCTTCCGCGGCGCCGAGCTCCAGCAGCGCGGCATGGACCGGGCCCGCTCCGACTACATGGGCATGCTCGGCACGGTCATGAACTGCCTCGCGCTGCAGGACTTCCTGGAGAAGGAAGGCATCGACTGCCGCGTCCAGACGGCCATCACCATGGGCCAGGTCGCGGAGCCGTACATCCCGCTGCGCGCCGTGCGGCACCTGGAGAAGGGCCGTGTGGTCATCTTCGGCGCCGGCATGGGCATGCCGTACTTCTCCACCGACACCACCGCCGCGCAGCGCGCCCTGGAGATCGACGCCGAGGCCCTGCTGATGGGCAAGAACGGCGTGGACGGGGTGTACGACTCCGACCCCAGGACCAACCCCGACGCGGTGAAGTACGACGCCCTCGGCTACGGCGAGGTCATCACCCAGGACCTGAAGGTCGCCGACATGACCGCGATCACGCTGTGCCGGGACAACAAACTGCCCATCCTCGTCTTCGAGCTGCTCTCCGAAGGCAATATCGCCCGGGCCGTCAAGGGTGAGAAGATCGGCACTCTCGTGGGTGACCAGGGAAGCCGGGCCTGA
- the frr gene encoding ribosome recycling factor, whose protein sequence is MIEETLLEAEEKMEKAVVVAKEDFAAIRTGRAHPAMFNKIVADYYGALTPINQLASFSVPEPRMAVVTPFDKSALRNIEQAIRDSDLGVNPSNDGNIIRVTFPELTQDRRKEYIKVAKTKAEDSKISIRSIRRKAKEAFDKAIKDGDIGEDEGRRAEKELDDTTAKYVAQVDELLKHKEAELLEV, encoded by the coding sequence GTGATCGAAGAGACCCTCCTCGAGGCCGAGGAGAAGATGGAGAAGGCCGTCGTGGTCGCCAAGGAGGACTTCGCCGCGATCCGCACCGGCCGTGCGCACCCGGCGATGTTCAACAAGATCGTGGCTGACTACTACGGCGCGCTGACGCCGATCAACCAGCTGGCCTCGTTCTCGGTGCCCGAGCCGCGGATGGCCGTGGTGACCCCGTTCGACAAGAGCGCGCTGCGCAACATCGAGCAGGCGATCCGCGACTCCGACCTCGGCGTCAACCCGAGCAACGACGGCAACATCATCCGTGTGACGTTCCCGGAGCTCACCCAGGACCGCCGCAAGGAGTACATCAAGGTCGCCAAGACCAAGGCCGAGGACTCCAAGATCTCGATCCGGTCGATCCGTCGCAAGGCCAAGGAAGCCTTCGACAAGGCGATCAAGGACGGCGACATCGGCGAGGACGAGGGACGTCGCGCCGAGAAGGAGCTCGACGACACCACCGCGAAGTACGTCGCACAGGTGGACGAGCTGCTCAAGCACAAGGAAGCCGAGCTGCTCGAGGTCTGA
- a CDS encoding phosphatidate cytidylyltransferase, with amino-acid sequence MNDSSWGAPPRAGYWGPSDQGPGQGATPAGPAYDAQDALFPSETQPMPIVPDVPVSGGDQDDDRGATRMGGPLFRDEPPQEPMPSAPQPAPAAPQKKSAGRDLGAAIGVGVGLGAVIIASLFIVKAVFIGVIAVAVVVGLWELTSRLEERKGIKAPLVPLAVGGAAMVVAGYVRGAEGAWVAMALTALAVLVWRMTEPPEGYLKDVTAGVFAAFYVPFLATFVALMLTADDGPQRVLTFLLLTVVSDTGAYAIGWRFGKHKLAPRISPGKTREGLLGAVTFAMAAGALCMQFLIEDGTWWQGLLIGFAVAASATLGDLGESMIKRDLGIKDMGTLLPGHGGIMDRLDSLLPTAPVVWLLLVIFVGSG; translated from the coding sequence GTGAACGACTCTTCCTGGGGGGCGCCGCCCAGAGCCGGGTATTGGGGGCCGTCCGACCAGGGACCTGGTCAGGGGGCGACCCCGGCAGGTCCCGCGTACGATGCGCAGGACGCGCTGTTTCCGTCTGAGACGCAGCCCATGCCCATCGTGCCCGACGTACCCGTGAGCGGCGGAGACCAGGACGACGACCGGGGGGCCACTCGGATGGGCGGCCCCCTGTTCCGTGACGAGCCTCCGCAGGAGCCCATGCCCAGCGCACCACAGCCCGCCCCGGCAGCGCCGCAGAAGAAGAGCGCGGGCCGCGACCTCGGGGCGGCCATAGGAGTCGGTGTGGGACTCGGCGCGGTGATCATCGCGTCGTTGTTCATCGTGAAGGCCGTCTTCATCGGCGTCATAGCGGTCGCCGTCGTGGTCGGTCTGTGGGAGCTCACCTCCCGGCTCGAGGAGCGCAAGGGCATCAAGGCGCCGCTGGTCCCGCTGGCGGTGGGCGGCGCGGCGATGGTCGTCGCCGGTTACGTGCGCGGGGCCGAGGGCGCCTGGGTGGCGATGGCGCTCACCGCGCTCGCGGTCCTCGTATGGCGCATGACCGAGCCTCCCGAGGGCTATCTGAAGGACGTCACGGCGGGGGTCTTCGCGGCCTTCTACGTCCCGTTCCTCGCGACCTTCGTGGCGCTGATGCTCACCGCGGACGACGGCCCGCAGCGGGTGCTCACGTTCCTGCTCCTGACCGTGGTCAGCGACACCGGCGCGTACGCGATCGGCTGGCGCTTCGGCAAGCACAAGCTCGCGCCGCGCATCAGCCCCGGCAAGACCCGCGAGGGCCTGCTCGGAGCGGTCACCTTCGCGATGGCGGCGGGCGCGCTGTGCATGCAGTTCCTGATCGAGGACGGCACCTGGTGGCAGGGCCTGCTCATCGGTTTCGCGGTCGCGGCGAGCGCCACGCTCGGCGACCTCGGCGAGTCGATGATCAAGCGGGACCTGGGCATCAAGGACATGGGCACGCTGCTGCCGGGCCACGGCGGCATCATGGATCGGCTGGATTCCCTCCTGCCGACGGCGCCCGTGGTCTGGCTGCTGCTCGTGATCTTCGTCGGGTCCGGCTGA
- the rlmN gene encoding 23S rRNA (adenine(2503)-C(2))-methyltransferase RlmN produces the protein MPVPGELTFVAPRGAKKPPRHLADLTPAERKEAVAAIGEKPFRAKQLSQHYFARYAHDPAEWTDIPAGAREKLREALLPDLMSVVRHISCDDDTTRKTLWRLFDGTLVESVLMRYPDRVTMCISSQAGCGMNCPFCATGQAGLDRNLSTGEIVHQIVDGMRALRDGEIPGGPARLSNIVFMGMGEPLANYNRVAGAIRRLTDPEPDGLGLSQRGITVSTVGLVPAIHRFSDEGFKCRLAISLHAPDDELRDTLVPVNTRWKVSEVLDAGWEYAAKSGRRLSIEYALIRDINDQAWRGDRLGRMLKNKPVHVNLIPLNPTPGSKWTASRPEDEKAFVEAIAAHGVPVTIRDTRGQEIDGACGQLAAAER, from the coding sequence ATGCCTGTACCCGGAGAACTCACTTTCGTCGCGCCCCGCGGTGCCAAGAAGCCCCCGCGGCATCTCGCCGACCTCACGCCCGCCGAGCGCAAGGAAGCCGTCGCCGCCATCGGCGAGAAGCCGTTTCGCGCCAAGCAGCTTTCGCAGCACTACTTCGCGCGGTACGCGCACGACCCGGCCGAGTGGACCGACATCCCCGCCGGTGCGCGCGAGAAGCTCCGTGAGGCGTTGCTGCCCGATCTGATGTCCGTGGTGCGGCACATCAGCTGTGACGACGACACCACCCGCAAGACGCTCTGGCGCCTCTTCGACGGGACGCTGGTGGAGTCGGTGCTCATGCGCTACCCGGACCGGGTCACCATGTGCATCAGCTCCCAGGCCGGGTGCGGCATGAACTGCCCGTTCTGTGCCACGGGCCAGGCCGGTCTCGACAGGAACCTGTCGACCGGTGAGATCGTGCACCAGATCGTGGACGGCATGCGGGCGCTCAGGGACGGCGAGATTCCGGGCGGTCCCGCGCGGCTCTCCAACATCGTCTTCATGGGCATGGGCGAGCCCCTCGCCAACTACAACCGGGTGGCCGGTGCCATCCGTCGGCTCACCGACCCGGAGCCGGACGGCCTCGGCCTCTCGCAGCGTGGGATCACCGTCTCGACGGTCGGCCTGGTCCCGGCGATCCACCGGTTCTCCGACGAGGGCTTCAAGTGCCGCCTCGCCATCTCGCTGCACGCGCCGGACGACGAGCTGCGCGACACCCTCGTCCCCGTGAACACGCGGTGGAAGGTGAGCGAGGTGCTCGACGCGGGCTGGGAGTACGCCGCGAAGTCCGGGCGTCGGCTCTCCATCGAGTACGCGCTGATCAGGGACATCAACGACCAGGCGTGGCGCGGTGACCGGCTCGGCCGGATGCTCAAGAACAAGCCGGTGCACGTGAACCTGATCCCGCTGAACCCGACGCCGGGCTCGAAGTGGACGGCGTCGCGGCCCGAGGACGAGAAGGCGTTCGTCGAGGCCATCGCCGCCCATGGGGTGCCGGTGACCATCCGGGACACCCGTGGTCAGGAGATCGACGGAGCGTGCGGCCAGCTCGCCGCGGCCGAGAGGTAG